One segment of Micromonospora parathelypteridis DNA contains the following:
- a CDS encoding serine hydrolase domain-containing protein → MVRPLWTVVVSVGSLVATLAVPPPPAGADRPGAERPALAAALDQMVEDGFPGAVAYGRVDGRRWQVAAGVADRATGAQARPDDRFRIASNTKAFVSTVLLQLVGEGRLTLDDSVERWLPGVVRGNGNDGSAITVRQLLNHTSGIWDPTGERSFWAPYLDDHDWDRVITPRTVVAMAVAHRPDFAPGTSWGYSNTNYLLAGLIIEAVIGRDAASEVRRRIIGPLGLSQTSFPVTDPKIHGRHLHGYDLTGRDVTRFSPSYDWTAGAMISTAADLARFHRALFGGRLLAPAQQRELETLVATDDGPDGYGLGVQRMTVPCVGGPTEVWTTDGGGHGFTSIAVTSLDNSRQLVLAGNVYDIDRDVRGELPVPASAGSLAAVQSVLCTTG, encoded by the coding sequence ATGGTACGTCCGTTGTGGACTGTAGTGGTGTCGGTCGGCTCGTTGGTCGCCACACTCGCCGTCCCGCCCCCGCCGGCCGGTGCCGACCGTCCCGGGGCAGAACGTCCGGCGCTGGCTGCCGCGCTCGACCAGATGGTCGAGGACGGCTTCCCCGGTGCGGTGGCTTACGGCCGGGTGGACGGCCGACGATGGCAGGTGGCGGCGGGAGTGGCCGACCGGGCGACCGGGGCGCAGGCCCGGCCGGACGACCGGTTCCGGATCGCCAGCAACACCAAGGCGTTCGTGTCGACCGTGCTGCTGCAACTGGTGGGTGAGGGCAGGCTCACCCTCGACGACTCGGTCGAGCGGTGGCTGCCCGGGGTTGTCCGAGGTAACGGCAACGACGGCTCGGCGATCACCGTCCGGCAGTTGCTCAACCACACCAGCGGAATCTGGGACCCCACCGGCGAGCGGAGCTTCTGGGCCCCGTACCTCGACGACCACGACTGGGACCGGGTCATCACGCCCCGCACGGTGGTCGCCATGGCGGTGGCGCACCGGCCGGACTTCGCCCCCGGCACCTCGTGGGGCTACTCGAACACGAACTACCTACTGGCGGGCCTGATCATCGAGGCGGTCATCGGCCGGGACGCGGCGAGCGAGGTACGGCGGCGGATCATCGGCCCACTCGGCCTGAGTCAGACCTCGTTTCCGGTCACCGATCCGAAGATTCACGGCCGGCACCTGCACGGCTACGACCTGACCGGCCGCGATGTGACCCGGTTCAGCCCGTCGTACGACTGGACCGCCGGGGCGATGATCTCGACGGCGGCGGACCTGGCGCGGTTCCACCGGGCGCTGTTCGGTGGACGGCTGCTCGCGCCGGCACAGCAGCGTGAGTTGGAGACCCTGGTGGCGACGGACGACGGGCCGGACGGGTACGGCCTGGGCGTGCAACGGATGACCGTCCCCTGTGTCGGTGGCCCGACGGAGGTGTGGACGACCGACGGCGGCGGGCACGGCTTCACCAGCATCGCGGTGACCAGCCTGGACAACTCCCGGCAGCTTGTCCTCGCCGGCAACGTCTACGACATCGACCGGGACGTCCGAGGCGAGTTGCCGGTGCCGGCGAGCGCGGGTTCGCTGGCCGCAGTGCAGTCGGTCCTCTGCACGACCGGCTGA
- a CDS encoding S66 family peptidase: protein MTSLNYPTKPRPGDRVAVVSPSAGLPALFPHVYELGLRRLREEFGLEPVEYPTTRVMGADPRDRARDLTAAFADPSITAVLATVGGDDLITVTPHLDDDVLRANPKPYFGYSDNTNVLNHLYRLGIVAYHGGSVLVHLGRPGAPHPMTFDSLRAALFGSDWYELTSAPAWGDRPNPWTEPETLEYEPEMLPGEGWRWQGPERVVRGRTWGGCLEILHWLMAADRVPTVAELDGSVLVFETSQEMPSAQEVFRIVRNMGERGLLAAFPAIVVGRPKAWDFDRPLSVPERSAWGAAQREAIIRALTPYNPDAVVVFDVDLGHTDPQLIIPYGGEILVDAVDRRIAVRY from the coding sequence CCACGTGTACGAGTTGGGGTTGCGGCGGCTGCGTGAGGAGTTCGGCTTGGAGCCGGTGGAGTATCCGACCACCCGGGTCATGGGAGCGGACCCGCGCGATCGGGCCCGCGACCTGACCGCCGCCTTCGCCGACCCGAGCATCACCGCCGTGCTGGCCACGGTCGGCGGGGACGACCTGATCACGGTCACCCCACACCTCGACGACGACGTGCTGCGGGCCAACCCGAAGCCCTACTTCGGCTACTCCGACAACACCAACGTGCTCAACCACCTGTACCGGTTGGGCATCGTCGCCTACCACGGCGGATCGGTGCTGGTGCACCTCGGCCGGCCGGGCGCGCCGCACCCGATGACCTTCGACTCGCTGCGCGCCGCCCTGTTCGGCTCCGACTGGTACGAGCTGACCTCCGCGCCGGCCTGGGGCGACCGGCCCAACCCGTGGACCGAGCCCGAGACGCTGGAGTACGAGCCGGAGATGCTGCCCGGCGAGGGTTGGCGCTGGCAGGGGCCGGAGCGGGTGGTGCGAGGGCGCACCTGGGGTGGCTGCCTGGAGATCCTGCACTGGCTGATGGCCGCCGACCGGGTGCCGACCGTCGCCGAGTTGGACGGTTCCGTGCTGGTCTTCGAAACCTCCCAGGAGATGCCGAGCGCGCAGGAGGTGTTCCGGATCGTGCGGAACATGGGGGAGCGAGGGCTGCTCGCCGCCTTCCCGGCGATCGTCGTCGGCCGGCCGAAGGCGTGGGACTTCGACCGGCCGTTGTCGGTGCCGGAGCGGTCGGCGTGGGGCGCGGCCCAGCGGGAGGCGATCATCCGCGCCCTCACGCCGTACAACCCGGACGCGGTGGTCGTCTTCGACGTCGACCTCGGTCACACCGACCCGCAGTTGATCATCCCGTACGGCGGCGAGATCCTCGTCGACGCGGTCGACCGCCGGATCGCGGTGCGCTACTGA